A region from the Xenopus laevis strain J_2021 chromosome 4S, Xenopus_laevis_v10.1, whole genome shotgun sequence genome encodes:
- the lrrc8d.S gene encoding volume-regulated anion channel subunit LRRC8D: protein MFTLSEVASLNEIQPTYRILKPWWDVFMDYLAVVMLMVAIFAGTMQITKDQVVCLPVLESAVNSRTAQLLSSENSLPVSSKYEETATEAKEKWQMTGPLGATESSETSPTKPTFSPTNTGKSSGQQLNKEEQDPRGRKTNLDYQQYIFINQMCYHVALPWYSKYFPYLALIHTIILMVSSNFWFKYPKTCSKIEHFVSILGKCFESPWTTKALSETACEDSEENKQRITVAHSFRKHLSNSSEEGSPSPSTPMISKSGLKFSADKPVLEVPGMTILDKKDGEQAKALFEKVRKFRTHVEDSDLIYKLYAVQTVIKTAKFIFILCYTLTFVTAISFKHVCSPNVEHLTGYMKFECTNNMAFMLKKLLVSYIALICVYGLVCFYTLFWLFRRPLKEYSFEKVREESSFSDIPDVKNDFAFLLHMVDQYDQLYSKRFGVFLSEVSENKLRAISLNHEWTFEKLRQHISRNAQDKQELHLFMLSGVPDAVFELTDLEVLRLELIPEAKIPAKISQMTALQELHLYHCPAKVEQTAFSFLRDNLKCLHVKFTDVAEIPAWVYLLKNLCELYLMGNLNSENNKMIGLESLRELRHLKILYVKSNLTKIPSNITDVAPHLTKLIIHNDGTKLLVLNSLKKMMNVAELELHNCELERIPHAIFSLTNLQELDLKSNSIRTIEEVISFQHLKRLTCLKLWHNKIVNIPQSISQVKNLESIYLSNNKLESLPASLFLLQKLRFLDISYNCISMIPLEIGLLQNLQHFYVTGNKVDVLPKTLFKCLKLRTLCLGQNCITSVPEKIGHLLQLTHLELKGNCLDRLPLQVSLCRLLNKSGLVVEDHLFDSLPSEVKEALNQDSNIPFANGI, encoded by the coding sequence ATGTTTACTCTCTCAGAAGTTGCATCACTGAATGAAATACAACCTACGTACCGTATTCTGAAGCCATGGTGGGACGTATTTATGGATTACTTGGCTGTAGTTATGCTGATGGTTGCCATTTTTGCTGGCACCATGCAAATAACCAAAGATCAGGTTGTTTGCTTACCGGTACTAGAGTCTGCTGTAAATTCAAGGACGGCACAGTTGTTATCAAGTGAGAACAGCCTTCCAGTTTCTTCAAAATATGAAGAGACTGCAACTGAGGCCAAAGAAAAGTGGCAAATGACTGGGCCTCTTGGAGCAACAGAGTCTTCAGAGACATCTCCAACAAAACCAACATTTTCTCCCACAAACACAGGTAAATCTTCAGGTCAACAGCTAAATAAAGAAGAACAGGATCCCAGAGGGAGAAAAACAAATCTGGATTATCAGCAGTATATATTCATAAATCAAATGTGTTACCATGTTGCTCTCCCATGGTACTCCAAGTATTTTCCTTACCTTGCTCTTATCCACACTATAATTTTAATGGTAAGCAGTAACTTCTGGTTTAAATATCCAAAGACTTGCTCAAAAATTGAACATTTTGTGTCTATACTTGGCAAGTGCTTTGAATCTCCTTGGACAACAAAAGCACTGTCTGAGACTGCATGTGAGGATTCTGAGGAGAACAAGCAGAGAATAACCGTTGCGCATTCCTTCCGAAAGCACCTCTCCAACAGCAGTGAAGAAGGAAGTCCCAGTCCAAGTACTCCTATGATAAGCAAATCTGGGCTAAAATTTTCAGCAGACAAGCCTGTATTGGAAGTTCCTGGTATGACCATTTTGGATAAAAAAGATGGTGAACAGGCTAAAGCCCTTTTTGAAAAGGTTAGAAAATTCCGCACCCATGTAGAAGACAGTGACTTAATTTATAAACTCTATGCCGTCCAGACAGTCATTAAGACTGCAaagtttattttcattctttgctACACCCTTACGTTTGTTACGGCTATAAGCTTTAAACATGTCTGTAGCCCAAATGTAGAGCACCTTACGGGCTATATGAAATTTGAGTGCACAAACAACATGGCATTTATGCTGAAGAAGCTTTTAGTCAGCTATATTGCCCTTATTTGTGTTTATGGCCTTGTCTGTTTTTACACATTGTTTTGGCTGTTTAGAAGACCATTAAAAGAATATTCCTTTGAAAAAGTCAGGGAAGAGAGTAGTTTCAGTGACATTCcagatgtaaaaaatgattttgcattCCTTTTACATATGGTCGATCAGTATGATCAGTTGTACTCCAAAAGGTTTGGTGTGTTTTTGTCAGAGGTCAGTGAGAATAAATTGAGAGCAATTAGTTTAAACCATGAATGGACATTTGAAAAACTCCGGCAGCACATTTCCCGGAATGCTCAGGATAAGCAAGAGCTGCACTTGTTTATGCTTTCTGGAGTACCAGATGCAGTCTTTGAGCTTACTGACCTTGAAGTCCTGAGACTTGAGCTGATTCCTGAGGCTAAAATTCCAGCTAAAATATCTCAGATGACTGCACTTCAAGAGCTCCATCTGTACCACTGCCCAGCAAAAGTTGAGCAGACAGCATTTAGTTTCTTAAGAGACAACTTAAAGTGCCTTCATGTGAAGTTCACTGATGTGGCTGAAATTCCTGCCTGGgtatatttacttaaaaatcttTGTGAATTATACTTGATGGGGAACTTGAACTCTGAAAACAATAAGATGATTGGGCTTGAGTCTCTAAGGGAGTTGCGACATTTAAAAATTCTCTATGTTAAGAGTAACTTGACAAAAATACCATCTAACATTACAGATGTTGCACCCCATCTAACAAAACTGATTATTCATAATGATGGTACTAAACTCCTTGTACTAAACAGCCTTAAAAAGATGATGAATGTAGCAGAGCTGGAACTACACAATTGTGAACTGGAGAGAATTCCCCATGCCATTTTCAGCCTCACCAACCTACAGGAGTTGGATTTGAAATCAAACAGTATACGTACTATAGAAGAAGTCATCAGCTTCCAACATTTAAAACGCTTGACTTGTTTGAAACTGTGGCAcaataaaattgtgaatattCCTCAATCCATTTCTCAAGTGAAAAATCTAGAGTCAATTTATTTGTCTAACAACAAGCTTGAATCCCTTCCTGCATCACTCTTCCTTTTACAGAAACTGAGATTTTTAGATATTAGTTACAACTGCATAAGTATGATCCCCCTTGAAATTGGTTTGCTCCAGAACCTTCAGCACTTCTACGTCACTGGCAATAAAGTGGATGTCTTGCCAAAGACTCTGTTCAAATGTCTCAAATTAAGAACTTTGTGCTTGGGACAAAACTGTATAACATCTGTTCCAGAAAAGATTGGCCATCTGCTTCAGCTTACACATTTGGAGCTAAAGGGAAACTGTTTAGATCGTTTGCCCCTTCAGGTCAGTCTGTGTCGTCTTCTGAATAAAAGTGGGCTGGTTGTCGAAGATCATCTTTTTGATTCTTTACCTTCAGAAGTTAAGGAAGCTTTAAATCAAGATTCAAACATCCCTTTTGCTAATGGAATATAA